A single window of Longimicrobiaceae bacterium DNA harbors:
- a CDS encoding DUF2905 domain-containing protein, whose amino-acid sequence MDSRTLGLLVVAAGIAAVLIGLLLMYGGLGWLGRLPGDFRWEGEHTRVYFPLASTLLVSALVGLILYVLRRLL is encoded by the coding sequence ATGGATTCGCGCACGCTCGGGCTGCTGGTCGTCGCCGCCGGGATCGCGGCGGTGCTGATCGGCCTCCTGTTGATGTACGGCGGCCTGGGATGGCTCGGCCGCCTCCCTGGGGACTTCCGCTGGGAGGGGGAGCACACCCGGGTCTACTTCCCCCTCGCCTCCACCCTGCTTGTATCCGCCCTGGTCGGCCTGATACTCTACGTGCTCCGGCGGCTCCTCTGA